A portion of the Mycobacterium paraseoulense genome contains these proteins:
- a CDS encoding LLM class flavin-dependent oxidoreductase: MHVGKSVFFQNPDEDRSDSALYKHEIALAEQAEPLGFESFWIAEHHFGGYDVSPNTLQLLTYLAAKTKHVRLGSSVVVLPWHEPLRVAEELSVLDHLSNGRLLFGIGRGLGRHEFEGFRLNMGESRQRFQEYAKGILNAFDTGIIESEGELWKQPPVQLRPQPLAPLRNRTYASSVSPESMDIVAELGAGIMVIAQKPWDVTVADVTKYHDRFVELNGYEPPKPLLMSFVIVHESSAAAQELHEQYHYRYAKSTFDWYEFSNPGLAKVPGYEYYGKFAANIEKHGADNFVKFLAELQVYGTPDEVVEQLTDHVRRIDGVGMTAVLSFAGMSPEIATANQELFAEKVLPRLKTIDPERALPPIAVPAHA; this comes from the coding sequence ATGCACGTTGGCAAGAGCGTCTTCTTCCAGAACCCCGACGAGGATCGTTCCGACTCAGCGCTGTACAAGCACGAGATCGCGCTTGCAGAACAGGCGGAGCCCCTCGGCTTCGAGTCGTTTTGGATCGCCGAGCACCACTTCGGCGGCTACGACGTGTCACCAAACACGTTGCAGCTGTTGACGTATCTGGCGGCCAAGACTAAGCACGTCCGGCTGGGATCCTCAGTCGTGGTGCTTCCGTGGCATGAACCGCTGCGGGTCGCTGAGGAGCTCTCGGTGCTCGACCACCTCTCGAACGGTCGTCTGTTGTTCGGCATCGGCCGCGGCCTCGGCCGCCACGAATTCGAGGGCTTCCGGCTGAACATGGGGGAGTCGCGCCAGCGCTTCCAGGAGTATGCAAAAGGCATCCTCAACGCCTTCGACACCGGCATCATCGAGTCGGAAGGTGAACTCTGGAAGCAGCCGCCCGTGCAACTTCGACCCCAGCCACTGGCTCCGCTGCGCAACCGCACATACGCATCCTCGGTGTCGCCTGAATCGATGGACATCGTCGCTGAACTCGGTGCGGGCATCATGGTGATCGCCCAAAAGCCCTGGGACGTCACGGTTGCCGACGTCACGAAGTACCACGATCGGTTCGTCGAGTTAAACGGTTACGAGCCGCCCAAACCACTGCTCATGTCCTTTGTGATCGTGCACGAGTCGTCGGCTGCCGCACAAGAGTTGCACGAGCAGTATCACTACAGGTACGCGAAATCGACTTTCGATTGGTACGAGTTCAGCAATCCAGGCCTGGCGAAGGTCCCCGGTTACGAGTACTACGGCAAGTTCGCCGCCAACATCGAAAAGCACGGGGCGGATAACTTCGTGAAATTCCTCGCCGAATTGCAGGTCTATGGCACGCCGGACGAGGTGGTGGAACAGTTGACCGACCATGTTCGTCGCATCGACGGCGTCGGGATGACGGCGGTACTGTCCTTCGCGGGAATGAGCCCCGAGATCGCTACGGCCAATCAGGAATTGTTCGCAGAGAAGGTGTTGCCCCGGTTGAAGACCATCGACCCCGAGCGTGCGTTGCCTCCCATTGCCGTCCCGGCGCATGCCTGA
- a CDS encoding crotonase/enoyl-CoA hydratase family protein, whose protein sequence is MTTSEAVSTDAALIRKSGRVLIITINRPGARNAVNEAVSAAVGDALEAAQHDPTVWAVVVTGAGDKSFCAGADLKALSRGESVLHPDHPEWGFAGLVHHFIDKPVIAAVNGSALGGGTELALASDLVVAEERAVFGLPEVKRGLIAGAGGVFRIVEQLPRKVALELLYTGDPISAAEAARWGLVNRVVPDGTVVENALQLAERIAVNAPLSVQASKRVAYGADGSIVEAEEPKWARVAREGELLLASEDAKEGPRAFAEKRSPVWQAR, encoded by the coding sequence GTGACGACGTCGGAGGCCGTGAGCACGGATGCGGCGCTCATCCGGAAGTCCGGACGGGTCCTCATCATCACCATCAACAGACCCGGCGCCCGCAATGCCGTAAACGAAGCGGTAAGTGCAGCCGTCGGTGATGCGCTCGAGGCAGCGCAGCATGATCCGACAGTCTGGGCGGTCGTGGTGACCGGTGCGGGTGACAAGTCGTTCTGCGCAGGGGCCGACCTCAAGGCGTTGTCTCGTGGCGAGAGTGTGCTGCATCCAGACCATCCAGAATGGGGTTTCGCCGGTCTCGTCCACCACTTCATCGACAAGCCGGTCATCGCCGCGGTCAACGGCTCGGCGCTCGGTGGCGGCACCGAGCTGGCGCTGGCAAGCGATCTGGTCGTAGCGGAGGAGCGGGCTGTCTTCGGATTGCCGGAGGTGAAGCGCGGTCTGATTGCTGGCGCGGGTGGTGTCTTTCGTATCGTCGAGCAACTGCCGCGCAAGGTTGCACTCGAACTGCTGTACACGGGCGACCCGATTTCGGCTGCCGAGGCAGCACGTTGGGGGTTGGTGAACAGGGTCGTTCCCGACGGCACAGTGGTGGAGAACGCGCTGCAGCTCGCCGAGCGGATCGCCGTGAACGCGCCACTGTCCGTCCAGGCGAGCAAGCGCGTGGCTTACGGAGCTGATGGCAGCATCGTCGAGGCCGAGGAGCCCAAGTGGGCGAGAGTCGCACGCGAGGGTGAGCTGCTCCTTGCCAGCGAGGACGCGAAGGAGGGGCCTCGCGCGTTCGCCGAGAAGCGTTCACCCGTATGGCAAGCACGCTAA
- a CDS encoding thiolase family protein, translated as MVDAYIVEAVRSPVGKRNGALADVHPAELSAQVLAALVDRAGVDPAVVDDVIWGCVGQIGEQSSDIARTAALTAGWPDTVTGVTVDRQCGSSQQSLHFAAAGVIAGQYDVVVAGGVESMSQVIIGSAAEFGAGPFPERFQTRYGIPNQGVGAELVAQQWALSRTQLDEFSAQSHQKAAAAQDSHAFDDQIVPILRADGSLVTADEGIRRGTSVETLAGLKPAFKEDGVIHAGNASQISDGSAALLVMSGEKAKELGCTPIARVHTAVLAGADPVLMLTAPIPATQKALRKSGLNVRDIGVFEINEAFAPVPMAWQLEIGADEKLLNPNGGAIALGHPLGGSGARLLTTMVHHMRANNIRYGLQSMCEGGGQANATVVELV; from the coding sequence ATGGTCGACGCATACATCGTAGAGGCCGTCCGATCGCCCGTCGGTAAGCGCAACGGCGCACTGGCCGACGTCCATCCAGCGGAGCTCTCCGCGCAGGTGCTCGCCGCGCTGGTGGACCGAGCCGGCGTCGATCCGGCCGTCGTCGACGACGTGATCTGGGGCTGCGTTGGCCAGATCGGCGAACAGTCCAGTGACATCGCACGTACCGCGGCGCTGACTGCCGGATGGCCGGACACGGTCACCGGCGTGACGGTCGATCGGCAATGCGGATCGAGTCAGCAGAGCTTGCACTTCGCCGCCGCGGGCGTGATCGCCGGACAGTACGACGTCGTGGTCGCCGGGGGAGTGGAGTCGATGTCTCAGGTGATCATCGGTTCTGCGGCCGAATTCGGCGCCGGCCCTTTCCCCGAGCGGTTTCAAACGCGCTACGGAATCCCAAATCAAGGTGTGGGAGCGGAGCTGGTCGCCCAGCAGTGGGCACTGAGCCGAACACAGCTCGACGAGTTCTCCGCTCAATCCCACCAGAAGGCCGCAGCCGCACAGGATTCGCACGCTTTCGACGACCAGATCGTGCCCATTCTTCGCGCCGACGGTTCCCTCGTGACAGCCGATGAAGGTATTCGGCGCGGAACCTCGGTAGAAACGCTCGCTGGTCTCAAGCCGGCCTTCAAGGAGGACGGCGTCATCCATGCGGGCAACGCTTCACAAATCTCCGATGGGTCGGCGGCACTGCTGGTCATGTCGGGAGAGAAGGCCAAGGAGCTCGGCTGCACGCCGATCGCCCGCGTGCACACCGCTGTGCTCGCGGGCGCCGATCCAGTCCTGATGCTCACCGCGCCCATTCCGGCTACCCAGAAGGCGCTACGCAAGTCCGGACTCAACGTCCGCGACATCGGGGTGTTCGAGATCAACGAGGCATTCGCACCGGTGCCGATGGCATGGCAGCTCGAGATCGGCGCGGACGAGAAGCTGTTGAACCCCAACGGCGGCGCGATCGCCCTCGGCCATCCCCTCGGGGGCTCCGGTGCCCGACTGCTGACGACCATGGTCCATCACATGAGGGCGAACAACATCAGGTACGGGCTGCAATCGATGTGCGAAGGTGGCGGCCAGGCCAACGCGACCGTCGTGGAGTTGGTGTGA
- a CDS encoding acyl-CoA dehydrogenase family protein, translating to MAVAMNEVVGPTDLGAKEVCDALFAFIDREVAKIQQPIEAALHNPRLYWREDGRIADEVVQARRAARMASAEAGFYTMFCPSELGGGGLRAELYFEVFEALCHRYGSPQTQLAFQVLAHASTGPTALWTYASDALKADLVPKLMRGEVQGSFAMSEPDAGSDAWMMTTTAVHDGDYWVLNGTKQWASWAPTADFLITFAITDRERFAARKGGLTGFYVPTDVPGYDLYSIVKVFDEIGGEEAILTFNDVRIPDQYRLGEVGEGFRVAMEGSGLLKMTKLARLIGLGRWANDKAADYAKVRKTFGKTLSEHQSIQNMLADNCMDIYTSRLASLDVARKHDAGDQARFESAMSHVLVAEAMYRVYDRSMQILGGIGLSNEAAMIHGWHTTRVSRISEGPPEVQRRTIAKYLLSGAYKF from the coding sequence GTGGCCGTGGCAATGAATGAAGTCGTCGGACCCACCGATTTGGGCGCCAAAGAGGTGTGCGACGCGCTGTTTGCCTTCATCGACCGAGAAGTCGCGAAAATTCAGCAACCCATCGAGGCGGCCCTGCACAACCCGCGGCTGTACTGGCGCGAAGACGGGCGCATCGCAGACGAGGTAGTGCAGGCCCGCAGGGCTGCGCGGATGGCTTCGGCCGAAGCCGGTTTCTACACAATGTTCTGCCCCTCCGAACTCGGCGGCGGCGGGCTGAGGGCCGAACTGTACTTCGAAGTGTTCGAGGCGCTCTGTCACCGGTACGGCTCACCCCAGACGCAGCTGGCCTTCCAAGTCCTCGCTCACGCCAGCACAGGTCCGACGGCGTTGTGGACCTACGCATCTGATGCTCTGAAGGCGGATCTGGTGCCCAAGCTCATGCGCGGCGAGGTACAGGGGTCATTTGCAATGTCGGAGCCCGACGCAGGCTCCGACGCCTGGATGATGACCACCACCGCTGTCCATGACGGAGATTACTGGGTGCTCAACGGCACCAAGCAATGGGCCTCGTGGGCGCCGACCGCTGACTTCTTGATCACGTTCGCCATCACCGACCGCGAGCGCTTCGCGGCGCGCAAGGGAGGACTGACCGGCTTCTACGTGCCCACCGATGTTCCCGGATACGACCTGTACTCGATCGTCAAGGTGTTCGACGAAATCGGCGGCGAAGAAGCAATCCTCACCTTCAACGACGTCCGCATTCCGGATCAGTACCGGCTCGGTGAAGTCGGCGAGGGCTTCCGTGTGGCAATGGAGGGCTCGGGCCTGCTGAAGATGACGAAGCTTGCGCGACTGATCGGTCTGGGTAGGTGGGCCAACGATAAGGCCGCCGACTATGCGAAGGTGCGCAAAACATTCGGGAAGACGCTAAGTGAGCACCAGTCGATCCAAAACATGCTTGCCGACAACTGCATGGACATTTACACATCGCGTTTGGCATCGCTTGACGTTGCCCGCAAACACGACGCCGGGGATCAGGCGCGATTCGAGTCTGCGATGAGCCACGTACTCGTCGCCGAGGCGATGTACCGCGTGTACGACCGGTCGATGCAGATTCTGGGCGGGATCGGACTGAGCAACGAAGCGGCGATGATCCATGGCTGGCACACGACACGCGTGTCGCGGATCAGTGAAGGTCCGCCAGAAGTTCAGCGGCGCACCATCGCCAAGTACCTCCTGTCGGGTGCCTACAAGTTCTAA